A section of the Triticum dicoccoides isolate Atlit2015 ecotype Zavitan chromosome 7A, WEW_v2.0, whole genome shotgun sequence genome encodes:
- the LOC119332469 gene encoding serine/arginine repetitive matrix protein 2-like, which translates to MATMTAFRSAARRDSEGDGGGGGSAARGRTPDGAGGGGSSLRRSRSLSRFPPPSPSPEDAPTPSSRFVTKVRGGGPSGGFPEISLDDLADEFFRARVESEDDDEEVVVQRGEDDSRGRLRFPAPAEKGRGGRRSSTARYARETASSRQRERSVSRPPPERRGGAAAAENGAAAARRQRYASVDRRASIGRQRYASVDRRASTDRQRWCESDNDMDFSCQSGSRGTNTKSSSGQSLQNSFNKSKVNQTLTRCTSQNDFVHLRDSGSSHSSLTDDESRDAHSFHSRSHSGNQAVYSQEKPIENNDSNVLYDVMRKEVRQAVEEIRTQLEKAVTKSEPSEKARSDNAQPTQVIGELRRNYTSKLEESEKRKQELLAQLAAEEQRGHELTKKVKELLPTTKKNVKPERPPPRRRRSNDRARMSKCLTKEAELYFEDFLSNVEDTDFSSFDGERSDTSSTRRDVVLRAMAETHVVLPKVAPPVVSDGVVLPWLQWETSNDLHASPTTIKTQDASTACSTSSHTMSSRGSWSPGDHDSSAGSKDGLLSRFDEAATRLSSCPDSKRGTSFHMDDYLHLRRSEDFLFERLSQKQRIDYGGLTVCRRSTIM; encoded by the exons ATGGCGACGATGACGGCGTtccggtcggcggcgaggagggattcggagggcgacggcggcggcggcggctcggccgCGCGCGGCCGGACGCCcgacggcgcgggcggcgggggcagCAGCCTCCGCCGGTCGAGGAGCCTGAGCCGgttcccgccgccgtcgccgtccccggAGGACGCGCCGACGCCCTCCTCGAGGTTCGTGACCAAGGTGCGGGGCGGGGGGCCGTCGGGCGGGTTCCCGGAGATCAGCCTCGACGACCTGGCGGACGAGTTCTTCCGGGCCAGGGTGGAgtccgaggacgacgacgaggaggtggtggtgcagcGCGGGGAGGACGACTCGCGCGGGCGGCTCAGGTTCCCGGCGCCCGCGGAgaagggccgcgggggccggcggaGCTCCACCGCGCGGTACGCCAGGGAGACGGCGTCGTCCAGGCAGCGCGAGCGCTCGGTGTCGCGGCCCCCGCCGGAGCGGCGTGGCGGAGCTGCCGCGGCTGAAAATGGCGCTGCCGCCGCCAGGAGGCAGAGGTATGCCTCGGTGGATCGGCGGGCCTCGATTGGTCGGCAACGGTATGCCTCGGTGGACCGCCGTGCCTCCACGGACCGGCAGCGGTGGTGTGAATCGGAT AATGATATGGACTTTTCTTGCCAGTCTGGTTCTAGGGGGACAAATACCAAATCTAGCAGTGGCCAGAGTCTGCAGAATTCATTTAATAAGTCTAAAGTGAATCAAACTCTGACAAGGTGTACAAGTCAAAATGATTTTGTACATTTACGAGATAGCGGCTCA AGCCATTCTTCGTTAACTGATGATGAATCTAGGGATGCTCATTCTTTTCATAGCAGAAGTCACAGTGGAAATCAGGCTGTTTATTCCCAGGAGAAG CCAATTGAAAATAATGATTCAAATGTGCTGTATGATGTGATGCGTAAAGAAGTGAGGCAAGCTGTTGAAGAAATCAGAACTCAGCTTGAAAAG GCCGTGACAAAATCTGAACCTTCAGAAAAGGCAAGAAGTGATAATGCGCAACCAACCCAGGTTATTGGTGAGCTCCGTAGGAACTACACTAGCAAGTTGGAAGAG TCAGAGAAGAGGAAGCAGGAATTACTAGCTCAATTGGCGGCCGAAGAACAACGTGGTCATGAACTCACAAAAAAAGTTAAAGAATTACTGCCTACTACTAAGAAGAACGTTAAACCGGAGAGGCCGCCACCACGCAGAAGA AGGAGCAATGATAGAGCAAGGATGTCGAAATGCCTTACCAAAGAGGCCGAGCTATACTTTGAAGATTTCCTGTCAAATGTTGAAGATACCGATTTTTCATCGTTTGATGGTGAAAGAAGTGACACGAGTTCAACTAGAAGAGATGTGGTACTTCGTGCTATGGCGGAAACTCATGTAGTCCTTCCGAAAGTTGCACCACCTGTTGTGTCAGATGGTGTTGTCCTTCCCTGGTTGCAATGGGAAACTAGCAACGATCTACATGCCTCCCCAACCACAATCAAGACACAG GACGCAAGCACTGCATGCAGCACCAGCAGTCACACCATGAGCAGCCGTGGGAGCTGGAGCCCTGGAGACCATGATAGCTCAGCTGGCTCGAAAGATGGACTACTTTCCAGGTTCGACGAGGCCGCGACTCGCCTAAGCAGCTGCCCCGATAGTAAGCGAGGCACATCGTTCCATATGGACGACTATCTGCATCTGCGGAGGAGCGAGGATTTCCTCTTTGAGCGATTGAGTCAGAAGCAAAGAATCGACTATGGCGGTCTAACCGTATGCAGGAGGTCGACAATAATGTAG